The Paracoccus liaowanqingii genome window below encodes:
- a CDS encoding recombinase family protein, translated as MTKAVVRKLRCAIYTRKSSEEGLEQEFNSLHAQREACEAYIASQRSEGWVLVRDQYDDGGISGGTLARPALQRLLADIEDGLVDVVVVYKIDRLSRSLMDFSKLVEVFDRNGVTFVSVTQSFNTTTSMGRLTLNILLSFAQFEREVTAERIRDKFRASRMKGMWMGGNPPLGYKVKDRKLVVCSEGADHVRWIYARFLEMGSATELAREVEKRGIRTSRGNHIDKKAIYRILNNRVYIGEAVHKGDSYLGEHAAIIERDIWDKVRATLTDSPRTRAARTRAQTPALLKGLIYGPDGAAFSPSHTRKGGRLYRYYVSQTVLKHGAGACPVGRVPAGEIEAAVIDQLRAVFRQPEIVAGTWKAAHMQDGSITEADVRDALGQLDPLWDELFPVEQARIAALLVERVDIGIDGLSVRLRIDGLGGLAREMLAGAMERAA; from the coding sequence ATGACAAAGGCAGTCGTTCGCAAGCTGCGCTGTGCGATCTACACGCGCAAATCCTCCGAGGAAGGGCTGGAGCAGGAGTTTAACTCGCTCCACGCCCAGCGCGAAGCCTGTGAGGCCTATATCGCCTCCCAACGCTCCGAGGGGTGGGTGCTGGTGCGCGATCAGTACGATGACGGCGGCATCTCCGGCGGTACGCTGGCGCGCCCTGCCCTGCAGCGCCTCCTGGCAGACATCGAGGACGGGCTGGTCGATGTGGTGGTGGTCTACAAGATCGACCGGCTGTCGCGGTCGCTGATGGACTTCTCGAAGCTGGTGGAAGTCTTCGATCGCAACGGGGTGACCTTCGTCAGCGTCACCCAGTCCTTCAACACCACCACCTCCATGGGCCGGCTGACGCTGAACATCCTGCTTAGCTTCGCGCAGTTCGAGCGTGAGGTGACCGCCGAGCGGATCCGCGACAAGTTCCGCGCCAGCCGCATGAAGGGCATGTGGATGGGGGGCAATCCGCCGCTGGGCTACAAGGTCAAGGACCGCAAGCTGGTGGTCTGCAGCGAGGGCGCGGACCATGTTCGCTGGATCTATGCCCGCTTCCTTGAGATGGGCTCGGCCACCGAACTGGCCCGCGAGGTGGAAAAGCGCGGTATCCGCACCTCTCGCGGCAACCATATCGACAAGAAGGCCATCTACCGGATCCTGAACAACCGGGTGTACATCGGCGAGGCGGTGCATAAGGGCGACAGCTACCTTGGTGAACATGCGGCCATTATCGAACGGGACATCTGGGACAAGGTCCGCGCCACTCTCACCGACAGCCCGCGTACCCGCGCCGCCCGCACCCGGGCGCAGACCCCTGCCCTTCTGAAGGGGCTGATCTATGGTCCTGACGGCGCGGCCTTCTCGCCCAGCCACACCCGCAAGGGTGGCAGGCTCTATCGCTACTATGTCAGCCAGACGGTCCTGAAGCACGGCGCCGGCGCCTGCCCGGTGGGGCGTGTACCTGCCGGCGAGATCGAGGCGGCGGTCATCGACCAACTGCGGGCGGTGTTCCGCCAGCCGGAGATCGTCGCGGGAACATGGAAGGCGGCACACATGCAGGACGGCAGCATTACCGAAGCCGATGTCCGTGATGCGCTGGGCCAGCTGGATCCGCTCTGGGACGAGTTGTTCCCGGTCGAGCAGGCGCGTATCGCGGCCCTGCTGGTCGAGCGCGTCGACATTGGCATCGATGGCCTGAGCGTGCGGCTGCGCATCGATGGTCTCGGCGGCCTTGCCCGGGAGATGCTTGCCGGCGCGATGGAGCGTGCCGCGTGA
- a CDS encoding zinc-binding dehydrogenase, giving the protein MDRENLELRSTISADGALRLHLEPAVLPEPGPGQLLVRVEAAPINPSDLGLMFGPADMKSLAQDGQALTARIPDGAMPAMQARIGQSLPVGNEGAGTVIEAGPDQKHLLGRRVAMLGGAMYARLRLIEAKDCLVLPEGASAEEGAALFVNPLTALGFVETMRAEGHKAIVHAPAASNLGQMLVRICKADGIGLVNIVRSPEQVAMLRELGATHVVDSSTDSFLDDLTEAIAATGATLSFDAIGGGEMTSTILNAMEAVAARSMTGYDRYGSSVLKQGYIYGSLDTGPSVLRRGFGFSWRVGGWLLFHALQRLDPATVERMRQRVLAEMTTTFASHYTARITLEQALQLETVAAYMRKSTGAKYLLTP; this is encoded by the coding sequence ATGGATCGCGAGAACCTGGAGCTGAGATCGACCATCAGTGCGGATGGCGCGCTGCGGCTACATCTGGAGCCGGCCGTCCTGCCCGAACCCGGACCGGGGCAGCTGCTGGTGCGGGTCGAGGCGGCGCCGATCAATCCGTCCGATCTCGGGCTGATGTTCGGGCCAGCCGACATGAAGAGTTTGGCGCAGGATGGCCAGGCGCTGACCGCCCGCATTCCCGATGGCGCCATGCCTGCGATGCAGGCCCGGATCGGCCAGTCGCTGCCGGTCGGCAACGAGGGGGCAGGGACCGTCATCGAGGCGGGGCCGGACCAGAAGCACCTGCTCGGCAGGCGGGTCGCGATGCTGGGCGGCGCCATGTATGCCCGCCTGCGCCTGATCGAGGCAAAGGACTGCCTGGTCCTGCCCGAGGGCGCGTCCGCCGAGGAGGGCGCGGCGCTCTTCGTCAACCCGCTCACCGCGCTGGGCTTCGTGGAGACGATGCGTGCCGAGGGGCACAAGGCGATCGTCCACGCCCCCGCGGCCTCCAATCTCGGGCAGATGCTGGTGCGGATCTGCAAGGCCGACGGCATCGGGCTGGTCAACATCGTCCGCAGCCCGGAGCAGGTCGCCATGCTCCGGGAGCTGGGTGCGACGCATGTCGTCGACAGCAGCACGGACAGCTTTCTCGACGATCTGACCGAGGCGATCGCCGCCACCGGCGCCACGCTCTCCTTCGATGCCATCGGCGGCGGCGAGATGACCAGCACCATCCTGAATGCTATGGAGGCGGTCGCCGCGCGCAGCATGACCGGCTATGACCGCTACGGTTCGTCCGTGCTGAAGCAGGGCTACATCTACGGGTCGCTGGACACCGGTCCTTCGGTCCTGCGCCGCGGCTTCGGTTTCAGCTGGCGCGTCGGAGGCTGGCTGCTGTTCCACGCCCTGCAGCGCTTGGACCCGGCAACTGTTGAGCGGATGCGGCAGCGCGTTCTGGCGGAGATGACCACGACCTTTGCCAGTCACTACACCGCCCGCATCACCCTCGAGCAGGCGCTGCAGCTGGAAACGGTGGCGGCCTACATGCGCAAGTCGACAGGGGCCAAGTATCTGCTGACCCCCTGA
- a CDS encoding carbohydrate ABC transporter permease, with the protein MISRNARIAWLLLAPAAVLLVAFTFYPTVATLIDSFHSTPRGRRPAEWVGAGHFQTMVADPIFRQAFVNNLIYAGVIIPASMGLALAMALLVNARIGGRAFVRLAFFTPTILPMIAVANIWMFFYAPDYGLIDQILGLFGMGGNNLLGMPGTALWALIVITVWKLAGFFMIFYLAALQQIPPSLLEAAALEGASPAQRLRRVILPLLMPTTLFILINAVIEAFRLVDHVIALTRGGPNNSTQLLLHYIYQVAFSYWDTGYAAALSVALLAVLALIALVQFGVLDKRIHYR; encoded by the coding sequence ATGATATCGCGCAACGCCCGGATCGCGTGGCTGCTGCTGGCGCCTGCCGCCGTGCTGCTGGTGGCCTTCACCTTCTACCCCACGGTCGCCACGCTGATCGACAGTTTCCACTCGACACCGCGAGGGCGGCGCCCGGCCGAATGGGTGGGCGCCGGCCATTTTCAGACAATGGTTGCCGATCCGATCTTCCGGCAGGCCTTCGTCAACAACCTGATCTATGCCGGGGTGATCATCCCGGCCTCGATGGGGCTGGCGTTGGCCATGGCGCTGCTGGTCAATGCCCGGATCGGCGGGCGGGCCTTCGTGCGGCTGGCCTTTTTCACGCCTACGATCCTGCCGATGATCGCCGTCGCCAATATTTGGATGTTCTTCTATGCGCCCGATTACGGACTGATCGACCAGATCCTCGGGCTGTTTGGAATGGGAGGCAACAACCTGCTAGGGATGCCGGGAACCGCGCTTTGGGCGCTGATCGTCATCACCGTGTGGAAGCTGGCGGGGTTCTTCATGATCTTCTATCTGGCCGCCCTGCAGCAGATCCCGCCCAGCCTGCTGGAGGCCGCGGCGCTGGAGGGCGCAAGCCCCGCCCAAAGACTGCGCCGGGTCATCCTGCCGCTGCTGATGCCCACCACGCTGTTCATCCTGATCAATGCGGTGATCGAGGCCTTCCGGTTGGTCGATCATGTCATCGCCCTGACGCGCGGCGGGCCCAACAATTCGACCCAGCTGCTGCTGCACTACATCTATCAGGTGGCCTTCAGCTATTGGGACACGGGCTATGCCGCAGCGCTCAGCGTGGCGCTGCTGGCGGTGCTGGCATTGATCGCGCTGGTGCAGTTCGGCGTCCTTGACAAAAGGATCCATTACCGATGA
- a CDS encoding DeoR/GlpR family DNA-binding transcription regulator: protein MSDQGTGVASGRQSRLMERLESCSYAQTLDLSAYLGVSEATVRRDLVDLEARGLIRRTHGGAMPLAQITRDFTNSERLSRNAADKARIGKVAADLVADGDAVFLDAGTTVLQVASQLSRRLGLTFVTNGTDIAACLSGAGAERLFVTGGEYHHFNHSLTGALAAETIRRFNVDKLFLSVSAVDLTRGQIAISHPALAEAQRAMIEIAQEVIVVADHSKFTRSALSVIAPLSAVDRIVTDTACRDCLGDIPDALARKFIFA from the coding sequence ATGTCAGATCAGGGAACAGGGGTCGCGTCGGGCCGCCAGTCGCGACTGATGGAGCGGCTGGAGTCGTGCAGCTATGCACAGACGCTGGATCTTTCAGCTTATCTGGGTGTGTCTGAAGCGACCGTGCGGCGTGATCTGGTGGATCTCGAGGCGCGGGGGCTGATCCGGCGCACCCATGGCGGTGCCATGCCGCTGGCGCAGATCACCCGCGATTTCACCAACAGCGAACGCCTGTCTCGCAATGCTGCCGACAAGGCACGGATCGGCAAGGTCGCGGCGGATCTGGTGGCGGATGGTGATGCGGTCTTTCTGGATGCGGGCACCACGGTGCTGCAGGTGGCCAGCCAGCTCTCGCGCCGCCTGGGGCTGACCTTCGTGACGAATGGCACCGATATCGCCGCCTGCCTGTCAGGCGCCGGCGCTGAGCGCCTTTTCGTCACCGGAGGCGAGTATCACCACTTCAACCACAGTCTGACCGGCGCGCTGGCGGCCGAGACGATCCGGCGGTTCAATGTCGACAAGCTGTTCCTGTCGGTCTCGGCGGTGGATCTGACGCGCGGACAGATCGCCATCTCGCATCCGGCCCTGGCGGAAGCGCAGCGCGCGATGATCGAGATCGCGCAAGAGGTGATCGTGGTGGCCGATCATTCCAAGTTCACCCGCAGCGCGCTGTCGGTGATCGCGCCCCTGTCCGCCGTCGATCGCATCGTCACCGACACCGCCTGCCGCGACTGTCTGGGCGACATCCCCGACGCGCTGGCGCGCAAGTTCATCTTTGCCTGA
- a CDS encoding ABC transporter ATP-binding protein, with the protein MPILTLDALTKSWGDTQVLRDVSLEVREGEFIALLGPSGCGKSTTLRLIAGLEAPTSGAIRLDGRDITATPPAQRGISMVFQSYALFPHLTVGQNITFGLSVRGEGRRAQAEKLARVAPLLGLDKLLDRRPSQLSGGQQQRVALGRALIAQAPICLLDEPLSNLDASLRAEMRAEIRALQRRLGLTMIFVTHDQTEAMSMADRVALLRDGRLEQFDTPEALYSRPASSFVARFIGAPPMNVVTVADLGAAGAHLPQDMLAGLRPEDITLADHGLPGRVAQVEYFGADSILSVDIGGPHLAVRLQGRPAIGPGATVHLGWGADALHLFDATTGLRRDAAAHHSRTSFQTA; encoded by the coding sequence ATGCCCATCCTGACGCTTGATGCGCTGACCAAATCCTGGGGGGACACCCAAGTCCTGCGCGATGTGTCCCTGGAGGTGCGCGAGGGCGAGTTCATCGCCCTGCTGGGCCCATCCGGCTGCGGCAAGTCGACGACCCTGCGCCTGATCGCGGGGCTTGAGGCGCCCACATCCGGCGCCATCCGACTGGACGGGCGCGACATCACCGCCACGCCCCCGGCGCAGCGCGGCATCTCGATGGTGTTTCAATCCTATGCGCTGTTCCCGCACCTGACGGTGGGGCAGAACATCACCTTCGGCCTGTCGGTCCGGGGCGAAGGCCGTCGCGCGCAGGCCGAGAAGCTGGCCCGCGTCGCGCCGCTGCTGGGGCTGGACAAGCTGTTGGACCGTCGCCCCTCGCAACTGTCCGGGGGCCAGCAGCAGCGGGTGGCGCTTGGCCGGGCGCTGATCGCGCAGGCGCCGATCTGCCTGCTGGACGAACCGCTGTCGAACCTGGACGCCTCGCTGCGGGCCGAGATGCGGGCCGAGATCCGTGCCCTGCAGCGCCGTCTTGGCCTGACCATGATCTTCGTCACCCATGACCAGACCGAGGCGATGAGCATGGCCGACCGCGTGGCCCTGCTGCGCGACGGGCGGCTGGAACAGTTCGATACGCCCGAAGCGCTCTATTCCCGCCCGGCCAGCAGCTTCGTCGCCCGCTTCATCGGCGCGCCGCCGATGAACGTGGTGACCGTGGCCGATCTGGGCGCGGCGGGGGCGCATCTGCCCCAGGACATGCTGGCGGGCCTGCGCCCCGAGGACATCACGCTGGCCGATCACGGTCTGCCAGGGCGTGTCGCACAGGTCGAATATTTCGGAGCGGACAGCATCCTCTCCGTCGATATCGGCGGACCGCATCTTGCGGTGCGTCTGCAGGGCCGCCCCGCCATCGGGCCGGGCGCGACCGTGCATCTGGGATGGGGCGCGGACGCGCTGCATCTCTTCGACGCCACCACCGGGCTGCGGCGCGATGCGGCAGCCCACCACTCACGGACATCGTTTCAAACAGCCTGA
- a CDS encoding ABC transporter substrate-binding protein — protein sequence MTRISLTRALLGSAALSLAALSPAFAQTEITFFYPVQVGGPLTEVVDGYVAEFEAQNPDISVEAIYSGSYTDTTTRALTAARSGTPPTVAVMLATDIFTLIDAEVIAPLDEQIATPEDQAWLDGFMPAYLASARLDGHVWGAPFQRSTAVMYYNKEAYAAAGLDPETPPVTWEEMVEHGKALTIRDDAGNVTQWGLGIPGSSNAAHWLFGALVAQNGGQLSSEDGLHTFFDSPEVIGALEYWVSLGAEHAIHPPGVLEWGTTPSDFMEGRLAMAWTTTGNLTNIRDNAPFDFGVAAYPGNPDPASVLGGGNMYIFADASDEEKAAAFQFIKFMTSDELLADWGIQTGYVAPRDGSWDTQALQDYVTEVPQADVARRQIAVSVPEISTYEGQRVNEVLNAALQAALTGQQTPEAALTAAQAEAERILSVYRD from the coding sequence ATGACCCGGATATCCCTGACGCGCGCCCTGCTGGGCAGCGCCGCCCTGAGCCTTGCCGCCCTGTCGCCCGCCTTCGCGCAGACCGAGATCACCTTCTTCTACCCCGTGCAGGTCGGCGGCCCGCTGACCGAGGTGGTCGATGGCTATGTCGCCGAATTCGAGGCGCAGAACCCCGACATCTCGGTCGAGGCGATCTATTCGGGCAGCTATACCGACACGACCACCCGGGCCCTGACCGCCGCGCGGTCGGGTACGCCGCCCACGGTCGCGGTGATGCTGGCCACCGACATCTTCACGCTGATCGATGCCGAGGTGATCGCGCCCCTGGACGAGCAGATCGCAACGCCCGAGGATCAGGCCTGGCTGGACGGCTTCATGCCCGCCTATCTGGCCTCGGCCCGGCTGGACGGCCATGTCTGGGGCGCACCCTTCCAGCGCTCGACCGCCGTGATGTATTACAACAAGGAAGCCTACGCCGCCGCAGGCCTGGACCCGGAGACTCCCCCGGTGACCTGGGAGGAGATGGTCGAGCATGGAAAGGCGCTGACGATCCGCGACGATGCCGGCAATGTCACGCAATGGGGTCTGGGCATTCCCGGCAGTTCGAATGCAGCGCATTGGCTGTTCGGCGCGCTGGTTGCGCAGAACGGTGGCCAGCTGTCCAGCGAGGACGGGCTGCACACCTTCTTCGACAGCCCCGAGGTGATCGGGGCGCTGGAATACTGGGTTTCGCTTGGGGCCGAACATGCCATCCACCCGCCCGGCGTGCTGGAATGGGGCACCACGCCGTCGGACTTCATGGAGGGCCGCCTGGCAATGGCCTGGACCACCACCGGCAACCTGACCAACATCCGCGACAACGCGCCCTTCGATTTCGGCGTCGCGGCCTATCCGGGCAATCCCGATCCCGCCTCGGTTCTGGGTGGCGGCAACATGTATATCTTCGCCGATGCCTCGGACGAGGAGAAGGCGGCGGCGTTCCAGTTCATCAAGTTCATGACCTCGGACGAGCTGCTGGCGGACTGGGGCATCCAGACCGGCTATGTCGCGCCCCGTGACGGGTCGTGGGACACGCAGGCGCTGCAGGACTATGTCACCGAAGTGCCGCAGGCCGATGTGGCGCGCCGCCAGATCGCCGTCTCGGTCCCCGAGATCTCGACCTATGAGGGGCAGCGGGTCAACGAGGTGCTGAACGCCGCCCTGCAGGCCGCACTGACCGGCCAGCAGACGCCCGAGGCTGCCCTGACCGCAGCCCAGGCCGAGGCCGAGCGGATCCTGTCGGTCTATCGCGACTGA
- a CDS encoding DUF2924 domain-containing protein has translation MMNVDPIPARLAALKDAPAAELKMQWRELFDTAPPPFNRRYLESRLAYRIQELAYGGLKPETVRRLERLGEELDGGDRKKSRIRADLMPIAGTRLIREWQGSEQVVTVTQDGFEWQGRPYRSISAIARAITGTRWNGWVFFGLKNHRSRA, from the coding sequence ATGATGAACGTCGATCCCATTCCCGCCCGTCTGGCCGCCCTGAAGGACGCGCCGGCGGCGGAGTTGAAGATGCAATGGCGGGAGTTGTTCGACACCGCCCCGCCGCCGTTCAACCGCCGCTATCTAGAAAGTAGGCTGGCCTATCGCATCCAGGAACTTGCCTATGGCGGGCTGAAGCCGGAGACGGTCCGACGCTTGGAACGGCTCGGCGAGGAACTGGATGGCGGTGACCGAAAGAAGAGCCGGATCCGCGCCGATCTTATGCCCATCGCCGGCACCCGGCTGATCCGCGAGTGGCAGGGCAGCGAGCAGGTCGTCACGGTGACGCAGGACGGCTTCGAATGGCAAGGCCGGCCCTACAGGTCGATCTCCGCCATCGCCCGCGCCATCACCGGCACACGCTGGAACGGTTGGGTGTTCTTCGGTCTCAAGAACCACAGGAGCCGGGCATGA
- a CDS encoding inositol monophosphatase family protein, whose translation MFDILTPLAHEAGDLALTHFRQLADTAISKKGPLDLVTVADRAVEALITDRLHAAFPEDGILGEEDGLTPGISGRIWVVDPIDGTFNFVRGGRQWAVSIGLWQDGQPVLGIIYAPALGLTLTGGAGHAPLLNGAPLPPLSPYLPDRAAVGVGLGRAIPASERIEMLRFLTEDAGIMFRCCNASTISLIEVALGEVDGHVGYGESAWDVMAAWPVLVALGAVSTLDWASTPLTEKLRFVIGKPELVDACRPLISKHAVPTH comes from the coding sequence ATGTTCGACATCCTGACCCCCCTGGCGCATGAGGCCGGCGATCTGGCCCTGACCCATTTCAGGCAGCTGGCAGACACTGCGATCAGCAAAAAAGGCCCGCTGGACCTGGTCACCGTGGCGGATCGCGCGGTGGAGGCGCTGATCACCGACCGTCTGCACGCTGCCTTTCCAGAGGATGGCATCCTCGGGGAAGAGGACGGCCTGACCCCCGGCATCTCGGGGCGCATCTGGGTCGTCGATCCGATCGACGGCACGTTCAATTTCGTGCGCGGCGGGCGGCAATGGGCGGTCTCGATCGGGCTGTGGCAGGACGGGCAGCCGGTGCTGGGCATCATCTATGCCCCGGCCCTCGGCCTGACCCTGACCGGAGGCGCGGGCCATGCGCCGCTGCTCAATGGCGCGCCCCTGCCGCCCCTCTCCCCATACCTTCCCGACCGCGCGGCCGTGGGCGTGGGTCTGGGCCGCGCCATCCCGGCCTCCGAGCGTATCGAGATGCTGCGCTTTCTGACCGAAGACGCCGGGATCATGTTCCGTTGCTGCAATGCCTCGACGATCTCGCTCATCGAGGTCGCCTTGGGCGAGGTCGACGGCCATGTAGGCTACGGCGAAAGCGCGTGGGACGTGATGGCCGCTTGGCCGGTCCTGGTGGCACTTGGCGCAGTCTCGACGTTGGACTGGGCTTCGACACCATTGACTGAAAAGCTACGCTTTGTGATCGGGAAACCTGAGCTGGTTGACGCCTGCCGGCCATTGATCAGCAAGCACGCCGTCCCGACCCATTGA
- a CDS encoding carbohydrate ABC transporter permease: MNRVTLNLIAWALALIWILPLVYAIWTAIHPPAYAARFELFAPLTLENFVRVWNAVPFDRYFLNTVLLVVFVVISQFVICTLAAYAFAVFPFRGSEWLFMLVLIQMMVMPEVLLVRNYATISDLGLLDTIPAIALPYLASAFGIFLFRQAFKSVPKELDEAARMEGAGPLQVLWRVYVPLARPTYLAYGLVMVAYHWNNFLWPLIITNSVTTRPITVGLQVFSTVEQGIDWPTITAATLLSVAPLLVAFLIFQRQFVQSFMRAGIR; encoded by the coding sequence ATGAACCGCGTCACCCTGAACCTGATCGCATGGGCGCTGGCGCTCATCTGGATCCTGCCGCTGGTCTATGCGATCTGGACCGCGATCCATCCGCCCGCCTATGCCGCAAGGTTCGAGCTGTTCGCCCCCCTGACGCTGGAGAACTTCGTCCGCGTCTGGAACGCCGTGCCCTTCGACCGGTACTTCCTGAACACCGTGCTGCTGGTGGTCTTTGTCGTCATCAGCCAGTTCGTGATCTGCACGCTGGCGGCCTATGCCTTCGCGGTCTTTCCCTTTCGCGGATCGGAATGGCTGTTCATGCTGGTGCTGATCCAGATGATGGTCATGCCCGAGGTGCTGCTGGTCCGGAACTATGCCACCATCTCGGATCTGGGGCTTCTGGACACGATCCCGGCCATCGCCCTGCCCTACCTCGCCTCGGCGTTTGGCATCTTCCTGTTCCGCCAGGCCTTCAAGAGCGTGCCCAAGGAACTGGACGAGGCTGCCCGGATGGAGGGAGCCGGGCCCCTGCAGGTCCTGTGGCGGGTCTATGTGCCACTGGCCCGGCCCACCTACCTGGCCTACGGCCTGGTCATGGTCGCCTATCACTGGAACAACTTCCTCTGGCCGCTGATCATCACCAATTCGGTCACCACGCGCCCGATCACCGTCGGCCTGCAGGTCTTCTCGACCGTCGAGCAGGGCATCGATTGGCCCACCATCACCGCCGCCACCCTGCTGTCGGTCGCGCCCCTGCTAGTGGCCTTCCTGATCTTCCAACGCCAGTTCGTGCAGAGTTTCATGCGCGCCGGCATCCGCTGA
- a CDS encoding metallophosphoesterase translates to MRLAHISDLHITDAPGTAGLTRPDAVTRARALMADLSAFPDLDLVVITGDTVNDARPEEYTVLADVLAGLTVPFLIVPGNHDDRALLRGCVPDRPYANPDLLFHAWQQDHVRVFALDSLSPGEVGGRLLPPQIDWLECQLARPFDGHTLVALHHPPCAAGMGRLDGPILIEGAGDLGDLLDTETLPATILCGHLHRPFTARFGHSMVWAATSTAFQFALDLGAPDEPPTVTEPFQYAVHLLDDAGGHVVHHRFPDL, encoded by the coding sequence ATGCGTCTCGCCCATATCTCCGATCTGCACATCACCGACGCGCCGGGGACAGCCGGCCTGACCCGGCCAGATGCGGTCACCCGCGCCCGCGCGCTCATGGCAGACCTGTCGGCCTTCCCCGACCTCGATCTGGTCGTCATCACCGGCGACACCGTCAACGACGCGCGGCCCGAGGAATATACGGTGCTGGCCGATGTGCTGGCGGGGCTGACGGTCCCCTTCCTGATCGTCCCCGGCAACCATGACGACCGCGCCCTGCTGCGCGGCTGCGTCCCCGACCGCCCCTATGCCAATCCGGACCTGCTGTTTCATGCCTGGCAGCAGGATCACGTCCGCGTCTTCGCGCTGGACAGCCTGTCGCCCGGAGAGGTTGGGGGACGCCTGCTGCCCCCGCAGATCGACTGGCTGGAGTGCCAGTTGGCCCGGCCCTTCGACGGCCATACGCTCGTTGCCCTGCACCACCCGCCCTGCGCCGCAGGAATGGGCCGACTGGACGGCCCCATCCTGATTGAGGGCGCGGGCGATCTGGGCGATCTGCTGGATACGGAAACCCTTCCCGCCACCATCCTCTGCGGTCATCTGCATCGCCCGTTCACGGCGCGGTTCGGTCATTCGATGGTTTGGGCGGCGACCAGCACTGCATTCCAGTTCGCCCTGGACCTGGGCGCCCCGGACGAGCCGCCCACCGTGACCGAGCCCTTCCAATATGCCGTCCATCTTCTGGATGACGCCGGCGGCCATGTCGTCCATCATCGCTTTCCCGACCTTTGA
- a CDS encoding UPF0149 family protein has protein sequence MSRSDQDLDHLDDLLAALPRESLPMTVSELDGYVTGILACPDLVPPSDWLPIVWGETGDAAFPDLATAGATISAVMAHYSAVASDMAKTPWIEPIYEVDPNSDETLWEPWVDGFTRALRLRPEAWQALIEQADEEAKSSLIFLMALQDINEGTSTFTEEEIDDIDLQAPDLIPSCVAAILRMSRPELVMKADNLSHPPVRSKRPGRNDPCPCGSGRKYKQCCGKN, from the coding sequence GTGAGCCGTTCGGACCAGGACCTTGATCATCTCGACGACCTGCTGGCGGCTTTGCCGCGGGAAAGCCTTCCGATGACAGTCAGCGAACTCGACGGCTATGTGACCGGCATCCTTGCCTGTCCCGACCTCGTGCCCCCGTCGGACTGGCTCCCCATTGTGTGGGGAGAAACGGGTGACGCGGCGTTCCCTGATCTGGCCACGGCCGGAGCAACCATCTCAGCGGTCATGGCCCATTACAGCGCAGTCGCCTCAGACATGGCAAAGACCCCCTGGATCGAGCCGATCTACGAGGTCGACCCGAACAGCGACGAGACGCTGTGGGAGCCGTGGGTCGACGGGTTCACCCGTGCGCTGCGTTTGCGCCCGGAGGCATGGCAGGCGCTCATCGAGCAGGCCGACGAAGAGGCCAAATCGTCGCTGATCTTCTTGATGGCCCTGCAGGACATCAACGAGGGGACCAGCACGTTCACCGAGGAGGAGATCGATGACATCGACCTGCAGGCCCCCGACCTGATCCCGAGCTGCGTTGCGGCGATCCTGCGGATGTCGCGTCCAGAGCTTGTCATGAAGGCCGACAACCTTTCCCACCCTCCTGTCAGAAGCAAGCGCCCTGGTCGCAATGACCCTTGTCCCTGTGGTTCAGGTCGCAAGTACAAGCAGTGCTGCGGGAAGAACTGA